The genomic segment TATTGCCCGAGATATCGCTGGTCAAAGTCGACGACCGCATTTCCAACAGCGTTGCCGCCTGCCTGCAGTCGCTCAGTGACAGCGTGGCGGCGGTCGAGACGGCTCAGATTCAGATTGCCGATTCGGTCGTCATTTTCGGTCAAGGCAGCATGGGGCTGGAATGCCTGCAGATTGCGCGGATCAGCGGTGCCGGGCAAGTGATCACCGTGGACGTGCGTGACGAGGCCTGTGCCGTGTCGCGCGAGTTGGGAGCCGATCATGCACTCAACGCCAAGACCTGCGACGTCGTGGCCACGATTCGAGAACTGACTGGCGGGATCGGGGCGGACGTGGTGTTTGAATGCGCGGGGGGAAGTCCGAAACAGGGACTCGCCGGACATCAGACGCTGCTGAATGCACTCAACTCGGTCCGTTCAGGCGGCAAGATTATCGGGGTGTCGTGGTTCGGTGGACCGGTCGAACTTCCGATCGATCTGTTTCGCGAACGCAGCCTGCGGTACCTGTTCCCGGATATCAGCACGCGGGAACATCTGCAGTATACGGTTCAGGCGGTCGCGTCGGGCCGTGTTCGATTAGAACCGACGATTCGGCATGTGCTGCACGGGATTGAATCGGTTCCTAAGGCGTTTGAGATCACGGCGCATAAAGGGAAGTTTCAGGCGATCAATCCGGCCCAGGTGGTATTTGAGGCGTGAGGCGTTCCGTATCTTCTCCCTTGGTGGAAAATCCTCGTTGCCAAGCTCCCGCTTGAGGGTGTCCGGGAATTCTCCCTCGTTGCCAAGCTCCGCTTGGCAACGAGGGAGGCGGACGAGGGGTCGCTCCCGCTTGCTAACGAAGTAAAAATGCTCGCGCATTGGGATGCTTCCCATGACTCGCTCGCGCTATCAGATCGTTGAAACCGAGTATTCGTACTTCATGACCTGCACAATCGTCAGCTGGCTGCCGGTGTTCACGCGGGTTGAGGCCGTTGACATCGTCTATGAGTCGTGGCGGTACGCCCAGCGTGAACGAGGGCTGAAATTGTTCGGCTACGTGATCCTCGAGAACCATCTCCACCTGATCGCGTCGGCGCCCGATCTGTCGAATGTGATGCAGCGTTTCAAGTCCTTTACCGCCCGCCAGATTCTCGCTCTGCTGAAATCCAAGGGCGAGCGAACGTTGTTGTCGCAGCTTGAAACATCCAAATTGCAACACAAGACCGAGAGCCAGTATCAAGTGTGGGAGGAAGGGAGTCATCCTCAGCAGATCAGGCCGGACGAGATGATGTGGCAGAAGCTGGAATATATTCACAATAATCCTGACCGTCGCGGATATGTGGATGATCCCACACAGTGGCGGTATACGAGTGCTCGAAATTATGCGAAGCAACCGGGGCTGATTGATGTGATCACGGATTGGAAGTGAAGGCGTAGGAGCGTTACCAAGCGGAGCTTGGTAACGAGGGAGAATTCCCGGCCGCGTCTCCCTCGTTCTCGTTCCCTCGTTACCAAGCTCCGCTTGGTAACGCCTCATGTGATCCCGGTTTCTGCGGAGTGCAGCACTTCAGGAAGCGTTACCAAGCGGGAGCTTGGTAACGAGGGGAAGACGAGGCTGATTGCTTCTTCTCTGTCAGAAATCGTCTGCTGGTCGCGCCAGAGTTACTTTAGGCAATTCCGGTGGTCTATACTGCATCATCCACGCGTCGACCGGGTGGTCGGGCTGAGACGGATTCGCAGAGCAACAGGAATGCAGATGCAGCAGACAGACGTGGCGATTATTGGCGGTGGAATCATCGGGCTCGCAACCGCCTATCGGTTGCTCGAGCGGTTTCCGGGCCGCAAGGTAACGATCCTCGAAAAGGAACGCGAAGTCGCGCAGCATCAGACCGGGCATAATTCCGGTGTGCTGCATTCGGGCATCTACTACCGGCCCGGGTCTCTGCGTGCGATCAACTGCCGTGAAGGCAAGTTGGCGATGGAAGCGTTTTGCCAGAAGGAAAACATTCCGTTCAACCGCTGTGGCAAAGTCATCGTCGCCGTGACATCCGACGAGATCCCGCAGCTCGAACGAATCTTCGAACGTGGTCTGGCGAACGACATTCGCTGTGAGCGAATCGGGCCCGAACGACTGAAAGAGATCGAACCCCATGTGGTAGGTGTCCAGGCGATTCATGTCCCGGATGCCGGAATTGTCGACTACCGTCAGGTCACGGAACGTTTGGCGGAACGCTTTAAGGAAGCCGGGGGAGAGCTCAAGACCAGCGCGAAGGTGACAGGCATGTTCCGTCACGATCAGCGCATGGTTGTCCAGAATACCGCGGGGGAGCTGGAAGCCCGGCTGGTCGTAAACTGTGGGGGCCTGCATAGCGACCGTCTCGCCTGGCTCTCGGGGACACGTCCCGAGGCTCAGATTATTCCGTTTCGTGGTGAATACTTTGAGCTGAAGCCTTCGGCCCATCATTTGTGTCGCGCGTTGATCTATCCAGTGCCCGATCCCGACTTTCCGTTTCTCGGTGTGCATTTCACGCGAATGATCCATGGTGGCGTCGAATGCGGTCCGAATGCCGTCTTCGCCTTCGCCCGTGAAGGCTATTACAAAACCAGTTTCAACCTGTTCGATACGTTGGAATCGGTGACGTATCCCGGCTTTCTGCGAATGGCCTGGCGCCACTGGCACGCGGGACTGAACGAATTGTATCGCTCGTTCAACAAGGCGGCGTTTGTGGCCGCGCTGCAGCGGCTGGTTCCGGAAGTCCGTGATGAACATCTTGTTCCTGCGCCGGCCGGAGTGCGAGCCCAGGCGCTAACACGCGACGGGAATCTGGTCGATGACTTTCTGATTCTCGAGAATGACCTGGTGGTGAATGTGTGCAACGCGCCGTCACCTGCCGCGACCGCCTCTTTGAATATCGGCAAGCTGATCGTCGACAAGCTGGCCCCGCGATTCGAGTAACAGGTTCGATTCGCGCGTCATGCCTTCGTTCTTCACGTCTCGGCGAATTGATCGGCAGAGGAAGAACGCATGATTGATTGCCGCGCATCTTTCTCAAGATGTCGCGATGCATGTTCACGATTATTTCATCGTCCGTGCACCGGATCTCCACATTTCAACGGTACTGTTCCGCCAC from the Schlesneria paludicola DSM 18645 genome contains:
- a CDS encoding zinc-dependent alcohol dehydrogenase translates to MKAWRFYGFGDMRLDDIPEPVCLPGHVVVEPLVVQPSVTEAQLAFGIPTLAYDRVKERLEKDAPIQLFGHEFCARICEIGAGVTGYKIGDRVAARAKLPCGNCSLCNSDRSTLCRRGPVIGFDQPGCFSERALLPEISLVKVDDRISNSVAACLQSLSDSVAAVETAQIQIADSVVIFGQGSMGLECLQIARISGAGQVITVDVRDEACAVSRELGADHALNAKTCDVVATIRELTGGIGADVVFECAGGSPKQGLAGHQTLLNALNSVRSGGKIIGVSWFGGPVELPIDLFRERSLRYLFPDISTREHLQYTVQAVASGRVRLEPTIRHVLHGIESVPKAFEITAHKGKFQAINPAQVVFEA
- a CDS encoding REP-associated tyrosine transposase, producing the protein MTRSRYQIVETEYSYFMTCTIVSWLPVFTRVEAVDIVYESWRYAQRERGLKLFGYVILENHLHLIASAPDLSNVMQRFKSFTARQILALLKSKGERTLLSQLETSKLQHKTESQYQVWEEGSHPQQIRPDEMMWQKLEYIHNNPDRRGYVDDPTQWRYTSARNYAKQPGLIDVITDWK
- the lhgO gene encoding L-2-hydroxyglutarate oxidase, whose protein sequence is MQQTDVAIIGGGIIGLATAYRLLERFPGRKVTILEKEREVAQHQTGHNSGVLHSGIYYRPGSLRAINCREGKLAMEAFCQKENIPFNRCGKVIVAVTSDEIPQLERIFERGLANDIRCERIGPERLKEIEPHVVGVQAIHVPDAGIVDYRQVTERLAERFKEAGGELKTSAKVTGMFRHDQRMVVQNTAGELEARLVVNCGGLHSDRLAWLSGTRPEAQIIPFRGEYFELKPSAHHLCRALIYPVPDPDFPFLGVHFTRMIHGGVECGPNAVFAFAREGYYKTSFNLFDTLESVTYPGFLRMAWRHWHAGLNELYRSFNKAAFVAALQRLVPEVRDEHLVPAPAGVRAQALTRDGNLVDDFLILENDLVVNVCNAPSPAATASLNIGKLIVDKLAPRFE